In the Salvelinus fontinalis isolate EN_2023a chromosome 34, ASM2944872v1, whole genome shotgun sequence genome, one interval contains:
- the LOC129833401 gene encoding brain protein I3-like, translating to MDSKPLLQDRPPAYANVVPGAYEYGQQHNYGAIPAPTPAPPGFQQPPPYQYPTGPGFQEGPSAQMGPAIAQQPYPGTYTIIQPSVVVVGGCPACRVGVLEDDFTCLGIMCAVFFFPLGILFCLALRQRRCPNCGATFG from the exons ATGGACAGCAAACCTCTTCTCCAAGACCGTCCTCCCGCTTATGCTAACGTCGTCCCGGGGGCGTATGAATATGGCCAGCAGCACAATTATGGAGCTATCCCCGCCCCAACCCCTGCACCCCCGGGCTTTCAACAGCCGCCGCCATATCAGTACCCCACTGGCCCAG GGTTCCAAGAAGGCCCCAGTGCACAGATGGGCCCAGCCATAGCCCAGCAGCCCTACCCTGGCACATACACCATCATCCAGCCCtccgtggtggtggtggggggctgCCCAGCCTGCAG AGTGGGCGTGCTGGAGGATGACTTCACCTGTCTGGGGATCATGTGTGCTGTCTTCTTCTTCCCCCTGGGGATCCTCTTCTGCCTGGCACTGCGCCAGAGGAGATGTCCCAACTGTGGCGCCACCTTCGGGTAG